One stretch of Lemur catta isolate mLemCat1 chromosome 2, mLemCat1.pri, whole genome shotgun sequence DNA includes these proteins:
- the TMEM130 gene encoding transmembrane protein 130, giving the protein MVTEDSVVYYNYSIIGTFTVKLKVVAEWEQAEPDAVKGVMQKTGDFSASLRLQETLRGIQVLGPTLIQTFQKLTVTLNFLGSPPLTVCWRLKPECLPLEEGECHPVSVDSTEYNLTHIFRDPGDYCFSIRAENVISKTHQYHRIQVWPSSIQPAVFAFPCATLITVMLAFIMYMTLRNATQQKDMVENPEPPSGVRCCCQMCCGPFLLETPSEYLEIVRENHGLLPPLYKSVKTYTV; this is encoded by the exons ATGGTGACGGAAGACTCTGTGGTCTATTACAACTATTCCATCATCGGAACCTTCACCGTGAAGCTCAAAGTGGTGGCGGAGTGGGAGCAGGCAGAGCCGGACGCCGTGAAGGGCGTTATGCAAAAGACCGGTGACTTCTCCGCCTCGCTGAGGCTGCAGG AAACCCTTCGAGGCATCCAAGTCTTGGGGCCCACCCTCATTCAGACCTTCCAAAAGCTGACGGTGACCTTGAACTTCTTGGGCAG CCCCCCGCTGACCGTGTGCTGGCGCCTCAAGCCCGAGTGCCTCCCGCTGGAGGAGGGGGAATGCCACCCCGTGTCCGTGGACAGCACTGAGTACAACCTGACCCACATCTTCAGGGACCCCGGGGACTACTGCTTCAGCATCCGGGCGGAGAATGTCATCAGCAAGACGCATCAGTACCACAGGATCCAGGTGTGGCCGTCCA GTATCCAGCCGGCTGTCTTTGCCTTTCCATGTGCCACGCTTATCACTGTGATGCTGGCCTTCATCATGTACATGACCCTGCGGAATGCAACTCAGCAAAAGGACATGGTGGAG AACCCGGAGCCGCCCTCTGGGGTCAGGTGCTGCTGCCAGATGTGCTGTGGGCCCTTCTTGCTGGAGACTCCATCTGAGTACCTGGAAATTGTCCGAGAAAACCACGGGCTGCTCCCGCCCCTCTACAAATCTGTGAAAACTTACACTGTGTga